From Armatimonadota bacterium, a single genomic window includes:
- the ffh gene encoding signal recognition particle protein, protein MMFESLQARLGEIFRRLTGRGHLSPEDVDAALREVRLALLEADVHFTVARDFVARVREAAVGQEIWKSLTPAQQVIKIVYDELVRLLGGAHRDLRTAPQPPTVLLLVGLHGTGKTTTAAKLGYLLRRRGRHPLLVATDLRRPAAVEQLEAVGRQAGVPTFTQPGATDPVAVGLAAVDHARRSGHDVLIVDSAGRLHIAEILMAELARMREALRPTEVLLTLDAMAGQDAVRMAQGFAALGLDGLILTKLDGDARGGAALSVVAVTGVPILFVGVGERVEALEPFHPDRMAARILGMGDVLTLIEKAQATMDAEAAAQLERRLRRGEFTLADFLEQLRQVRRMGPLDQLLELLPGLGRMRGTLQVDERQLVHVEAMINSMTPQERQNPAIIDGSRRRRIARGSGMSVQDVNRLLKQFEEARRLVRQVQGLGRRGKRQRGAAGEAGPFPGGGPPWR, encoded by the coding sequence GTGATGTTCGAGAGCCTGCAGGCCCGGCTCGGCGAGATCTTCCGGCGGCTCACCGGACGCGGCCACCTCAGCCCCGAGGACGTGGACGCGGCGCTGCGCGAGGTGCGGCTGGCCCTGCTCGAGGCCGACGTCCACTTCACCGTGGCGCGCGACTTCGTCGCCCGCGTGCGCGAGGCCGCCGTGGGCCAGGAGATCTGGAAGAGCCTCACCCCGGCCCAGCAGGTGATCAAGATCGTCTACGACGAGCTCGTCCGCCTGCTCGGCGGGGCCCACCGCGACCTGCGCACCGCGCCGCAGCCCCCCACCGTCCTCCTGCTGGTGGGGCTCCACGGGACCGGCAAGACGACCACCGCCGCCAAGCTCGGCTACCTGCTGCGCCGCCGCGGGCGCCACCCGCTCCTCGTGGCCACCGACCTGCGCCGCCCGGCGGCGGTGGAGCAGCTCGAGGCGGTGGGGCGGCAGGCCGGGGTCCCCACCTTCACCCAGCCGGGGGCGACCGATCCGGTGGCGGTGGGGCTGGCCGCGGTGGACCATGCCCGCCGCAGCGGCCACGACGTGCTCATCGTCGACTCGGCCGGGCGGCTGCACATCGCCGAGATCCTCATGGCGGAGCTGGCCCGCATGCGCGAGGCGCTGCGGCCCACCGAGGTCCTCCTCACCCTCGACGCCATGGCCGGCCAGGACGCAGTGCGCATGGCCCAGGGGTTTGCCGCCCTGGGCCTCGACGGGCTCATCCTCACCAAGCTCGACGGGGACGCCCGCGGCGGCGCGGCCCTCTCCGTGGTGGCGGTCACGGGCGTGCCCATCCTCTTCGTCGGGGTCGGCGAGCGGGTGGAGGCGCTCGAGCCCTTCCACCCCGACCGCATGGCCGCGCGCATCCTGGGCATGGGCGACGTCCTCACGCTCATCGAGAAGGCCCAGGCCACCATGGACGCGGAGGCGGCCGCCCAGCTGGAGCGGCGGCTGCGGCGCGGGGAGTTCACGCTGGCCGACTTCCTGGAGCAGCTCCGCCAGGTGCGGCGCATGGGGCCGCTCGATCAGCTCCTGGAGCTGCTCCCCGGCCTCGGCCGGATGCGCGGGACGCTGCAGGTGGACGAACGGCAGCTCGTCCACGTGGAGGCGATGATCAACTCCATGACCCCGCAGGAGCGGCAGAACCCGGCCATCATCGACGGCAGCCGCCGGCGGCGCATCGCCCGCGGCTCGGGAATGAGCGTGCAGGACGTCAACCGCCTGCTCAAGCAGTTCGAGGAGGCCCGCCGCCTGGTACGTCAGGTGCAGGGCCTGGGCCGGCGGGGGAAGCGACAGCGGGGCGCCGCCGGCGAGGCGGGCCCCTTCCCTGGAGGTGGACCACCATGGCGGTGA
- the lepB gene encoding signal peptidase I — translation MRLEWLERLPLTIPTFILLAAVGLGLVRVLLRRTALVPAPWRHAVLETVDATLVAAVLSFLIITFVVQAFYIPTGSMEPTLQVGDRILVAKFAYRFRDVRRGDVIVFRYPLASSKDFVKRVVALAGETVELREGLVLIDGRPLSERYPTPLGGGDRACTSTYGPQRIPEGHLFVLGDNRCNSEDSRFFGFVPERNVIGRALVIYWPPDRIGLIH, via the coding sequence ATGCGGCTGGAGTGGCTGGAGCGCCTGCCGCTCACCATCCCCACGTTCATCCTGCTGGCCGCGGTCGGGCTCGGCCTCGTCCGGGTGCTCCTCCGCCGCACCGCGCTGGTGCCGGCGCCGTGGCGCCACGCCGTCCTGGAGACGGTGGACGCCACGCTCGTCGCCGCGGTGCTGAGCTTCCTCATCATCACCTTCGTCGTCCAGGCCTTCTACATCCCCACCGGCTCGATGGAGCCCACCCTGCAGGTGGGCGACCGCATCCTCGTGGCCAAGTTCGCCTACCGCTTCCGGGACGTCCGCCGCGGCGACGTCATCGTCTTCCGCTACCCGCTCGCCTCCAGCAAGGACTTCGTCAAGCGGGTGGTGGCGCTGGCCGGGGAGACGGTGGAGCTGCGGGAGGGGCTGGTGCTGATCGACGGCCGTCCCCTCAGCGAGCGCTACCCGACGCCCCTGGGTGGCGGCGACCGCGCCTGCACCAGCACCTACGGCCCCCAGCGGATCCCGGAGGGCCACCTCTTCGTCCTGGGAGACAACCGCTGCAACAGCGAGGACAGCCGCTTCTTCGGCTTCGTCCCGGAGCGGAACGTCATCGGCCGGGCGCTCGTCATCTACTGGCCGCCCGACCGCATCGGCCTGATCCACTGA
- the rpsP gene encoding 30S ribosomal protein S16: protein MAVKIRLMRLGKKHQPSYRLVVADSRRPRDGKYIEALGYYNPRTEPSTIQVDEEKALLWLSRGARPSDAARVLLERTGILRKWEERRRAAAPPS from the coding sequence ATGGCGGTGAAGATCCGGCTGATGCGCCTGGGCAAGAAGCATCAGCCCTCCTACCGGCTGGTCGTCGCCGACTCGCGCCGGCCGCGGGACGGCAAGTACATCGAGGCGCTTGGCTACTACAACCCGCGCACCGAGCCGTCGACGATCCAGGTGGACGAGGAGAAGGCGCTCCTGTGGCTGAGCCGGGGGGCGCGCCCCTCCGACGCGGCCCGGGTGCTGCTGGAGAGGACCGGCATCCTGCGCAAGTGGGAGGAGCGGCGCCGCGCCGCCGCGCCGCCGTCGTGA
- a CDS encoding methyltransferase: protein MTPRPDVPGHYFSTVPTPRRRIRELAVTLRGRRFVFQTDRGVFSARGVDRGTRLLAETMPVGPADQVLDLGCGYGVLGLVAAALAPQGWAHLVDVNPRAVELARANAARNALANVTVYLGDGAEVVPGPVDLVVTNPPIRAGRAQVLALFAGAHARLRSGGRFLFVARTAQGARTLARHVAALFGNVREVARGGGFRVFDAVKEA from the coding sequence ATGACGCCGCGTCCGGACGTCCCCGGCCACTACTTCAGCACCGTCCCCACCCCGCGCCGCCGGATCCGCGAGCTGGCGGTGACGCTGCGGGGGCGCCGCTTCGTCTTCCAGACCGACCGGGGCGTCTTCAGCGCGCGCGGCGTGGACCGCGGGACGCGCCTGCTGGCGGAGACGATGCCGGTGGGGCCGGCCGACCAGGTCCTCGACCTGGGGTGCGGCTACGGCGTGCTCGGCCTGGTGGCGGCGGCGCTGGCGCCGCAGGGGTGGGCGCACCTGGTGGACGTCAACCCGCGCGCGGTGGAGCTGGCGCGCGCCAACGCCGCGCGCAATGCCCTGGCCAACGTCACCGTCTACCTGGGCGACGGGGCGGAGGTCGTCCCCGGTCCGGTGGACCTGGTGGTGACGAACCCGCCCATCCGGGCCGGGCGGGCGCAGGTGCTGGCCCTCTTCGCCGGCGCCCACGCCCGCCTGCGGTCGGGCGGGCGCTTCCTGTTCGTGGCCCGCACCGCCCAGGGCGCCCGCACCCTGGCGCGCCACGTGGCGGCGCTGTTCGGCAACGTGCGCGAGGTGGCCCGGGGCGGCGGGTTCCGGGTCTTCGACGCGGTGAAGGAGGCGTGA
- a CDS encoding ribonuclease HII, with protein sequence MRPAGLPPPSRLSVREIAALLGGEVDERWLRRLARDARAGVRRLAAQALRRRARGERERARLEALLAVERARRAEGFVRVAGVDEAGVAPLAGPVVAAAVILPEGALAHLPGLNDSKVLPADRRAALYTALLACGARVGVGVADVGEIDRLNILQATRLAWRRAVLQLQPPPDFVLVDGRYRLDLPLPQEALVDGDARCAAIAAASIVAKVTRDAIMRELDARYPGYGFALHKGYATRAHVAAIRRLGLTPEHRRSFLTVRLLQEPLFPELDGRAPR encoded by the coding sequence ATGCGTCCGGCCGGATTGCCGCCGCCGTCACGCCTGAGCGTCCGGGAGATCGCCGCGCTGCTGGGCGGCGAGGTCGACGAGCGGTGGCTGCGGCGGCTGGCGCGGGACGCCCGGGCGGGGGTCCGCCGCCTGGCCGCACAGGCCCTGCGCCGCCGGGCGCGGGGCGAACGTGAGCGGGCGCGGCTGGAGGCGCTGCTGGCCGTGGAGCGGGCCCGCCGCGCTGAGGGGTTCGTCCGGGTGGCCGGGGTGGACGAGGCCGGAGTGGCCCCCCTCGCCGGGCCGGTTGTCGCGGCGGCGGTCATCCTTCCGGAGGGCGCCTTGGCGCACCTGCCGGGACTGAACGACTCCAAGGTCCTGCCCGCGGACCGGCGTGCGGCGCTGTACACCGCGCTGCTGGCCTGCGGGGCGCGGGTGGGCGTCGGCGTGGCCGACGTAGGGGAGATCGACCGGCTGAACATCCTGCAGGCGACCCGCCTGGCCTGGCGGCGGGCCGTCCTGCAGCTGCAGCCCCCGCCGGACTTCGTGCTGGTGGACGGACGCTACCGCCTCGACCTCCCTCTGCCCCAGGAGGCGCTGGTGGACGGCGACGCCCGCTGCGCCGCCATCGCCGCCGCCTCCATCGTGGCCAAGGTCACCCGCGACGCCATCATGCGCGAGCTCGACGCCCGCTACCCGGGGTACGGCTTCGCCCTGCACAAGGGCTACGCCACCCGCGCCCACGTCGCGGCCATCCGGCGCCTGGGTCTCACCCCTGAGCACCGCCGCTCCTTCCTGACGGTCCGCCTGCTGCAGGAGCCGCTCTTCCCGGAACTGGACGGCCGCGCGCCTCGCTGA
- a CDS encoding YraN family protein translates to MSGRRQVLGRRGEEVAARYLQARGYRIIARNLRTRLGELDLVALDGEAVVFVEVKTRRSGRAGGGAEAVDAAKRRRLLRLARAFVAARGLADRPCRFDVVALAVRAGRARIEVVRDAFGEGDRGG, encoded by the coding sequence GTGAGCGGAAGACGGCAGGTGCTGGGCCGGCGCGGCGAAGAGGTGGCCGCCCGGTACCTCCAGGCGCGCGGGTACCGGATCATCGCCCGGAACCTGCGGACGCGTCTGGGGGAGCTGGACCTGGTGGCCCTCGACGGCGAAGCCGTCGTCTTCGTGGAGGTGAAGACCCGCCGCTCCGGCCGGGCGGGCGGCGGGGCAGAGGCGGTCGACGCGGCCAAGCGACGCCGGCTGCTCAGACTGGCGCGGGCGTTCGTGGCCGCCCGGGGCCTGGCAGACCGACCCTGCCGGTTCGACGTGGTGGCGCTGGCCGTGCGGGCCGGCCGGGCGCGGATCGAGGTGGTGCGCGATGCGTTCGGAGAAGGGGACCGGGGCGGCTAG
- the trmD gene encoding tRNA (guanosine(37)-N1)-methyltransferase TrmD has product MRIDIVTIFPEAFTPLEVSIVGRARARGLVDIRIHDLRDFTTDRHRQVDDVPYGGGPGMVMKPEPFFAAVEAIRREAGGTPRLLLPSPQGRRLTQALVRELSRERHLVILCGHYEGIDERVREGLGAEEISLGDYVLSGGELPAMVIVDAVARLVPGVVGDAASVAAESFSEGLLDYPHYTRPAEFRGMRVPEVLLSGHHAEIRRWRRREQLRRTRERRPDLLERAVLTEEDRRLLAELDRAEGSATGERSAVQGAGGGAAERRDARTGGDGGPAERPDVGAGEEGPQAPQRGA; this is encoded by the coding sequence ATGCGTATCGACATCGTCACGATCTTCCCGGAGGCGTTCACGCCGCTCGAAGTGAGCATCGTGGGGCGGGCCCGGGCGCGGGGTCTCGTGGACATCCGCATCCACGACCTGCGGGACTTCACCACCGACCGCCACCGCCAGGTCGACGACGTCCCCTACGGGGGCGGGCCGGGCATGGTGATGAAGCCGGAGCCCTTCTTCGCCGCCGTCGAGGCCATCCGGCGGGAGGCCGGCGGGACCCCGCGCCTGCTCCTCCCTTCCCCGCAGGGGCGGCGGCTCACCCAGGCGCTCGTGCGGGAGCTGAGCCGGGAGCGGCACCTGGTGATCCTCTGCGGCCACTACGAGGGGATCGACGAGCGGGTGCGGGAGGGGCTGGGGGCGGAGGAGATCTCCCTCGGCGACTACGTCCTCAGCGGCGGGGAGCTGCCGGCCATGGTCATCGTCGACGCGGTGGCCCGCCTCGTCCCCGGGGTGGTGGGCGATGCGGCCTCCGTGGCGGCGGAGTCCTTCAGCGAGGGGCTGCTGGACTACCCGCACTACACGCGGCCGGCGGAGTTCCGGGGGATGCGCGTACCCGAAGTCCTCCTCTCCGGGCACCACGCCGAGATCCGGCGCTGGCGCCGGCGGGAGCAATTGCGCCGCACCCGCGAGCGGCGGCCCGACCTGCTGGAGCGGGCGGTGCTCACCGAGGAGGACCGGCGCCTGCTGGCCGAGCTCGACCGCGCGGAGGGGAGCGCCACGGGCGAGCGGTCAGCCGTGCAGGGTGCGGGCGGTGGGGCGGCGGAACGACGGGACGCCCGCACCGGCGGCGACGGCGGTCCCGCAGAGCGCCCCGATGTCGGGGCCGGGGAGGAGGGTCCGCAGGCGCCTCAGCGCGGTGCGTGA
- the ftsY gene encoding signal recognition particle-docking protein FtsY gives MAETGRGWWQRLREGLGRTREQLAASLDALVGRPVDARTLEAVEEALILADVGAATAAHIVDRLRAGRGLRTAADVRAALRQALRELLGPPVPLRTEPPPAVILVLGVNGTGKTTTIGKLAWRLRAEGKRVLLGAADTFRAAAAEQLSRWGARVGAEVVAHRPGGDPGAVVFDTLEAARARGADVALIDTAGRLHTKVNLMEELRKIDRIVRRADPPAVERLLVLDATTGQNALSQARLFHEAVEVTGIALTKVDGTARGGIVLAIARELGLPVKLLGTGEGVEDLVPFDPDAFVDALVPPAEAL, from the coding sequence ATGGCGGAGACCGGGCGGGGGTGGTGGCAGCGGCTGCGCGAGGGGCTGGGGCGGACGCGGGAGCAGCTCGCCGCCTCCCTCGACGCCCTGGTGGGGCGCCCCGTCGACGCACGCACCCTCGAGGCGGTGGAGGAGGCGCTGATCCTCGCCGACGTCGGCGCGGCCACCGCCGCACACATCGTCGACCGCCTGCGCGCGGGCCGCGGACTGCGCACCGCCGCGGACGTGCGGGCGGCGCTGCGGCAGGCCCTGCGCGAGCTCCTCGGCCCGCCCGTCCCCCTGCGCACCGAGCCCCCGCCCGCCGTCATCCTCGTCCTGGGCGTGAACGGCACGGGGAAGACCACCACCATCGGCAAGCTGGCATGGCGGTTGCGCGCCGAGGGGAAGCGCGTCCTCCTGGGCGCAGCCGACACCTTCCGCGCCGCGGCCGCCGAACAGCTGTCCCGCTGGGGCGCGCGGGTGGGCGCCGAGGTGGTGGCGCACCGCCCGGGCGGCGACCCCGGGGCGGTGGTCTTCGACACGCTGGAGGCGGCGCGCGCCCGTGGGGCCGACGTGGCGCTCATCGACACCGCCGGCCGGCTCCACACCAAGGTCAACCTGATGGAGGAGCTGCGCAAGATCGACCGGATCGTCCGCCGCGCCGACCCTCCGGCGGTGGAGCGCCTCCTGGTGCTGGACGCCACCACCGGGCAGAACGCGCTGAGCCAGGCCCGTCTCTTCCACGAGGCGGTGGAGGTGACGGGGATCGCCCTCACCAAGGTGGACGGAACCGCCAGAGGGGGGATCGTGCTGGCCATCGCCCGCGAGCTGGGCCTGCCGGTGAAGCTACTCGGGACGGGGGAAGGGGTGGAGGACCTGGTCCCCTTCGACCCCGACGCCTTCGTCGACGCCCTGGTGCCGCCCGCGGAGGCGCTGTAG
- a CDS encoding KH domain-containing protein — protein MSAGPADDPAEAGRRLADLVGFIARGLVDRPEAVHTEARADARGTVVTLRVAPDDMGKVIGRQGRIARSLRAVVRAAGQRWRTHAHLAIHQEGDAGAGADRPGSPVGPGRDEEEDPWPSP, from the coding sequence GTGAGCGCCGGGCCCGCGGACGACCCCGCGGAGGCCGGGCGACGACTGGCCGACCTGGTGGGCTTCATCGCCCGGGGCCTGGTCGACCGGCCGGAGGCCGTGCACACCGAGGCCCGCGCCGACGCCCGCGGCACCGTCGTGACGCTGCGGGTCGCCCCCGACGACATGGGGAAGGTGATCGGTCGCCAGGGACGCATCGCCCGGTCGCTGCGGGCCGTCGTGCGCGCCGCCGGCCAGCGGTGGCGGACGCACGCGCACCTCGCCATCCACCAGGAGGGCGACGCCGGTGCCGGCGCGGACCGGCCGGGGAGCCCGGTCGGTCCAGGACGGGACGAGGAGGAGGACCCATGGCCATCACCGTGA
- a CDS encoding YlqD family protein: MAITVIRPIVIKAVVTESFKRLYRRELEEAIERVEELIGQIETQIRRTELERQITPQARAVRQQLEVERARQEATRAELQARLREVEQLELNSEFPQGTVESLTEIRVGDNLFQKLGRSEILVKDGIVIEVREP, translated from the coding sequence ATGGCCATCACCGTGATCCGCCCGATCGTCATCAAGGCGGTCGTGACGGAGAGCTTCAAGCGCCTCTACCGCCGGGAGCTGGAGGAGGCGATCGAGCGGGTCGAGGAGCTGATCGGCCAGATCGAGACCCAGATCCGGCGTACCGAGCTGGAGCGGCAGATCACCCCGCAGGCGCGGGCGGTGCGGCAGCAGCTCGAGGTGGAGCGGGCGCGGCAGGAGGCGACGCGCGCCGAACTGCAGGCCCGGCTGCGCGAGGTCGAGCAGCTCGAGCTCAACAGCGAGTTCCCGCAGGGGACGGTGGAGAGCCTCACGGAGATCCGCGTCGGCGACAACCTCTTCCAGAAGCTCGGGCGCAGCGAGATCCTGGTCAAGGATGGGATCGTCATCGAGGTCCGCGAGCCCTGA
- the rimM gene encoding ribosome maturation factor RimM (Essential for efficient processing of 16S rRNA) gives MGSSSRSASPDPHPAGGRGLPGRALVVGRVLRPHGVRGEVKVRPETDFPERFTRLREVLVRRGDRTEVRKVEGVRWQGAVALVKLAGVENPEAARTLAGADLLVPWEARVPLPPGTYYVGEVLGLTVRTTSGEVLGTVTEVLRGAAHDVYRVTGPEAEVLLPATRPVVRAIDPAAGTMTVEVPPDLPTIRRPTRTPARAGTPARAATLDRAATPAPARAPGRSRTPA, from the coding sequence ATGGGATCGTCATCGAGGTCCGCGAGCCCTGACCCCCACCCGGCCGGTGGTCGCGGCCTTCCGGGCCGCGCCCTGGTGGTGGGGCGGGTGCTGCGTCCCCACGGGGTGCGCGGGGAGGTGAAGGTGCGCCCGGAGACCGACTTCCCCGAGCGCTTCACCCGCCTGCGCGAGGTGCTGGTGCGCCGGGGCGACCGCACGGAGGTGCGGAAGGTGGAAGGGGTGCGCTGGCAGGGCGCGGTGGCCCTGGTGAAGCTGGCGGGCGTCGAGAACCCCGAGGCGGCGCGGACGCTGGCCGGCGCCGACCTCCTCGTGCCCTGGGAAGCGCGCGTGCCGCTGCCGCCCGGCACCTACTACGTCGGCGAGGTCCTGGGCCTCACCGTGCGCACCACCTCGGGGGAGGTGCTCGGCACCGTCACCGAGGTGCTGCGGGGCGCGGCGCACGACGTCTACCGGGTGACCGGGCCGGAGGCGGAGGTGCTCCTGCCGGCCACCCGCCCCGTGGTGCGGGCCATCGACCCGGCCGCCGGCACGATGACGGTGGAGGTCCCCCCGGACCTGCCCACGATCCGGCGCCCCACGCGGACGCCGGCCCGGGCCGGCACGCCGGCCCGGGCGGCAACGCTGGACCGGGCCGCAACGCCGGCCCCCGCCCGGGCACCGGGCCGGTCCCGGACTCCCGCGTGA
- a CDS encoding sigma factor-like helix-turn-helix DNA-binding protein, translated as MRRDLARRLLTIQLFETYGGLLTARQQRLMRLYYFDDLSLGEIAERLRITRQAVHDSLQRSMEALIRLEEHLGLVGRPRPAPAPQAAPSRPVSAGRTPPALAAPAAARRTLRAVARRLRVLADDLDHPDLRALAGEVDAVAGQLAAGDEAGVGEVS; from the coding sequence ATGCGCCGCGACCTGGCCAGGCGATTGCTGACGATTCAGCTCTTCGAGACCTACGGCGGTCTGCTCACGGCGCGCCAGCAGCGCCTCATGCGCCTCTACTACTTCGACGACCTCTCGCTGGGCGAGATCGCCGAGCGGCTGCGCATCACCCGCCAGGCGGTCCACGACAGCCTCCAGCGCTCGATGGAGGCGCTGATCCGCCTGGAGGAACACCTGGGCCTGGTGGGCCGCCCGCGCCCAGCCCCGGCCCCCCAGGCCGCGCCCTCCCGTCCCGTGTCTGCGGGCCGCACCCCGCCGGCCCTGGCTGCGCCCGCCGCCGCCCGCCGGACCTTGCGCGCCGTGGCCCGTCGGCTGCGGGTCCTGGCCGACGACCTCGACCACCCCGACCTGCGCGCCCTGGCGGGAGAGGTGGACGCCGTGGCCGGACAGCTCGCGGCGGGCGATGAGGCCGGTGTGGGCGAGGTCTCCTGA
- the rplS gene encoding 50S ribosomal protein L19, whose product MDKLAVVDREGLRATLPAFGPGDTVRVHIKVVEGGRERTQVFEGVVIARKGAGRRETFTVRRVSHGIGVERIFPVHSPRIERIEVVRRGRVRRAKLYYLREKVGKAARIREQR is encoded by the coding sequence ATGGACAAGCTGGCAGTCGTCGACCGCGAGGGCCTGCGTGCCACGCTCCCCGCGTTCGGCCCGGGCGACACGGTGCGGGTGCACATCAAGGTCGTGGAGGGCGGGCGCGAGCGCACGCAGGTCTTCGAGGGCGTGGTCATCGCCCGCAAGGGCGCGGGGCGCCGCGAGACCTTCACCGTCCGGCGGGTGAGCCACGGCATCGGCGTGGAGCGCATCTTCCCCGTCCACTCGCCGCGCATCGAGCGCATCGAGGTGGTGCGCCGGGGCCGGGTGCGGCGGGCGAAGCTCTACTACCTGCGGGAGAAGGTCGGCAAGGCCGCGCGCATCCGGGAGCAGCGCTAG